From one Luteolibacter sp. Y139 genomic stretch:
- a CDS encoding 3-dehydroquinate synthase, giving the protein MSRHDFQIPVTFKHRVCFTRDAFSAGNTLLGEILTEGEGRRVLVTVEESVAKAWPELSRRIETYFADLGFDWRGIHILPGGEAVKADDDLVRRVWGLIDREHVDRHSYVIVIGGGAFLDAVGYAVATAHRGVRLVRFPTTTLSQDDSGVGVKCAINGFGKKNWIGAFAVPFAVINDFTFLVSQDEETCRAGLIEAVKVALVKDGSFFEWIEKQVENLAALVPAALEECVEKSALLHARHIAQGGDPFETGSSRPLDFGHWSAHKLEQLSGFTLSHAHAVAIGAALDTLYSARCGLLRECVAERVIDVISGLKLPLWHEALDLRDTNGRRLVHLGLEEFREHLGGELTVLLLRDAGIGQDVHALDEGLVDACLDSLRDQQAVLDAAKAKAIKECSGGL; this is encoded by the coding sequence ATGTCCCGCCACGATTTCCAGATTCCCGTCACCTTCAAGCACCGCGTTTGTTTCACGCGCGATGCCTTCTCGGCAGGCAATACCTTGTTAGGAGAAATCCTGACCGAAGGGGAAGGCCGGCGCGTGCTGGTGACCGTCGAGGAAAGCGTCGCCAAGGCCTGGCCGGAGCTCTCCCGGCGGATCGAGACCTACTTCGCCGACCTCGGTTTCGACTGGCGCGGGATTCACATTCTGCCCGGCGGCGAGGCCGTGAAGGCGGATGACGATTTGGTCCGGCGCGTCTGGGGCCTGATCGACCGCGAGCACGTCGACCGCCACTCCTACGTGATCGTCATCGGTGGCGGAGCGTTCCTCGACGCCGTCGGCTACGCCGTGGCCACCGCCCATCGCGGCGTGCGCCTGGTGCGCTTCCCCACCACCACGCTCTCGCAGGATGACAGCGGCGTGGGCGTGAAGTGCGCCATCAATGGCTTCGGCAAGAAGAACTGGATCGGCGCCTTTGCCGTTCCCTTCGCGGTCATCAATGACTTCACTTTTCTCGTCAGCCAGGACGAAGAGACCTGCCGCGCCGGCTTGATCGAGGCTGTGAAAGTAGCCCTCGTGAAGGACGGCAGCTTCTTCGAGTGGATCGAGAAGCAGGTCGAAAACCTTGCAGCTCTTGTTCCCGCGGCACTGGAAGAATGCGTCGAGAAATCCGCACTGCTCCATGCCCGCCACATCGCCCAAGGCGGCGATCCTTTCGAAACCGGCAGCAGCCGCCCGCTCGACTTCGGCCACTGGTCCGCTCACAAGCTGGAACAGCTCAGCGGCTTCACTCTCAGCCATGCTCATGCCGTGGCGATCGGCGCTGCGCTCGATACGCTTTACTCGGCACGCTGTGGCCTCTTGCGCGAGTGCGTGGCAGAGCGAGTCATCGACGTCATCTCCGGCCTCAAGCTTCCCCTGTGGCACGAGGCGCTCGACCTCCGCGACACCAACGGCCGCCGCCTGGTGCACCTCGGCCTGGAAGAATTCCGCGAGCACCTCGGCGGTGAACTTACCGTCCTCCTGCTGCGTGACGCCGGCATCGGCCAGGACGTGCACGCGCTCGATGAAGGTCTCGTCGACGCCTGCCTGGATTCGCTGCGCGACCAGCAAGCCGTCCTCGATGCCGCAAAAGCAAAGGCCATCAAGGAATGCAGCGGCGGCCTCTGA
- a CDS encoding acetyl-CoA carboxylase carboxyltransferase subunit alpha: MQLLEFEKPIAELERELEKLRVKAASQNIDMSADIASMEAKLAETRQAIYENLTPWQRVQIARHTQRPFMLDYIAHAFSDFCELHGDRHIGDDHSMPGGFARIGGRRVVVIGHQKGRNTKENLHRNFGSAHPEGYRKAMRLMKLAEKFSLPVIAMIDTPGAYPGIGAEERNIAEAIAFNLREMMLLKVPVVAVVLGEGGSGGALGIGVADRVLMLENAYYSVISPEGCAAILWKHRKHAPEAAEAMKLAAPDLLKLGLVDGVIAEPTGGAHHDHAATAAALSEAILSNLDELAKLNTQQLLDARYAKFRAFGDWEGK; encoded by the coding sequence ATGCAATTGCTGGAATTCGAAAAGCCGATCGCCGAACTCGAACGCGAGCTGGAAAAGCTCCGCGTCAAGGCGGCCTCACAGAATATCGACATGTCTGCCGATATCGCCAGCATGGAGGCCAAGCTGGCTGAAACCCGCCAGGCGATTTACGAAAACCTGACTCCTTGGCAACGCGTGCAGATCGCCCGTCATACCCAGCGGCCCTTCATGCTCGATTACATCGCTCATGCCTTCTCCGATTTCTGCGAACTGCACGGGGACCGGCACATCGGCGATGATCATTCCATGCCCGGTGGTTTTGCCCGCATCGGCGGTCGCCGCGTGGTCGTGATCGGCCACCAGAAAGGCCGCAATACCAAGGAAAACCTCCACCGCAACTTCGGCAGCGCCCACCCGGAAGGCTACCGCAAGGCGATGCGCCTGATGAAGCTCGCCGAGAAATTCAGCCTGCCCGTCATCGCAATGATCGACACCCCGGGCGCCTACCCTGGCATCGGCGCCGAAGAGCGGAATATCGCCGAAGCGATCGCCTTCAATCTCCGCGAGATGATGCTGCTGAAAGTGCCGGTCGTCGCCGTCGTGCTCGGTGAAGGCGGCTCCGGCGGAGCCCTCGGCATCGGCGTGGCCGACCGGGTGCTGATGTTGGAAAACGCCTACTACTCGGTGATCAGCCCGGAAGGCTGTGCCGCGATTCTCTGGAAGCATCGCAAGCACGCTCCCGAAGCCGCCGAGGCGATGAAACTCGCCGCCCCCGATCTCCTGAAGCTCGGCCTCGTCGATGGCGTCATTGCCGAGCCGACCGGCGGTGCTCACCACGACCACGCCGCCACCGCCGCAGCCCTGAGCGAGGCGATCCTTTCGAATCTCGACGAACTCGCAAAGCTGAACACCCAGCAGCTCCTCGACGCGCGCTACGCCAAGTTCCGCGCCTTCGGCGACTGGGAAGGCAAGTGA
- a CDS encoding LysM peptidoglycan-binding domain-containing protein — translation MRLWTLIKLVAGAVVLAVTVFTGLLVWHVVNEPLGGPFSELVPVKNDPKPVVSLPKANANLPDIDPGAKIFEKASEMIAVGDLPGARERLQNVVSTYPRSKAAPEARRIVGEMNMDDLLSAVHMEGKEVHIVRPGENFSGIASKHNTSLDCIMHLNGLMDLKGLQPAEELVVMPLDLRVLIEPGRKALSLWKAGQFIKEYSLLSADLGSHKAGMVTKISSQSGIIGDRRFTPGTKEYRESEKVFALEKTSLQIRSARPDDDSDKDAHPAAGPGPGFQLSIEDAEELALLLRRGNEVEIRTAAP, via the coding sequence ATGCGTCTCTGGACCTTGATCAAACTGGTGGCTGGCGCGGTGGTCCTTGCGGTCACCGTTTTCACCGGCCTGCTGGTCTGGCACGTCGTGAATGAGCCTCTCGGAGGACCTTTCTCCGAGTTGGTCCCGGTGAAAAACGATCCCAAACCGGTCGTTTCCCTGCCCAAGGCAAATGCCAATCTGCCGGACATTGACCCCGGTGCGAAGATCTTCGAGAAAGCGAGCGAGATGATCGCCGTGGGCGATCTCCCGGGTGCCCGCGAGCGACTCCAGAATGTCGTCAGCACCTACCCGCGCTCGAAAGCCGCCCCCGAGGCCCGCCGCATCGTCGGCGAGATGAATATGGATGACCTGCTATCCGCCGTTCACATGGAGGGCAAGGAGGTCCACATCGTGCGGCCCGGTGAAAATTTCTCCGGCATCGCCTCCAAGCACAATACCTCGCTCGACTGCATCATGCACCTCAACGGCCTGATGGACCTCAAGGGTCTCCAGCCGGCCGAGGAACTGGTGGTGATGCCGCTGGATCTCAGGGTGCTCATCGAGCCCGGCCGCAAGGCGCTCTCGCTGTGGAAGGCCGGCCAATTCATCAAGGAATATTCCCTCCTCTCTGCAGACCTGGGGTCGCACAAGGCGGGCATGGTGACCAAGATTTCCTCCCAGTCCGGCATCATCGGCGACCGGCGGTTCACTCCCGGCACGAAGGAATACCGCGAGTCCGAAAAGGTTTTCGCCCTCGAAAAGACCTCGCTGCAGATCCGCTCCGCCCGTCCCGATGACGACAGCGACAAGGATGCCCATCCCGCCGCTGGACCCGGTCCCGGCTTCCAGCTCTCGATCGAAGACGCTGAGGAACTCGCGCTACTCCTCCGTAGAGGGAATGAGGTGGAAATCCGCACCGCCGCTCCCTAG
- a CDS encoding NUDIX hydrolase, translating to MMERQEPETLFETRWLGLYRIGKWDFAKRPNADAAVGILAVTPDDEVVMIEQFRVPVQRKVIEIPAGLVGDEDEFRGEDLAATAGRELLEETGYRAGKIELLLASPTSAGMTSELSHLFYATDLVKETEGGGTEHEDIKVHLVPRGELRAWLKAKEAEGYLLDLKIHAALWAAGI from the coding sequence ATGATGGAGCGTCAGGAACCGGAGACTTTGTTTGAAACCCGCTGGCTGGGATTGTACCGGATCGGCAAGTGGGACTTCGCCAAACGGCCGAATGCGGACGCCGCCGTGGGGATCCTGGCGGTGACGCCGGACGACGAGGTGGTGATGATCGAGCAATTCCGGGTGCCGGTGCAGCGCAAGGTCATCGAAATCCCGGCCGGTCTGGTGGGGGACGAGGATGAATTCCGGGGTGAGGATTTGGCCGCGACGGCGGGCCGGGAGCTGCTGGAGGAGACCGGCTACCGGGCGGGCAAGATCGAGCTGCTGTTAGCTTCGCCGACGTCTGCCGGGATGACTTCGGAGCTCAGCCACCTTTTTTACGCCACGGACCTGGTGAAGGAGACCGAGGGCGGCGGCACCGAGCACGAGGACATCAAGGTCCACCTGGTGCCGCGGGGCGAGCTGCGGGCGTGGCTGAAGGCGAAGGAAGCGGAGGGCTATCTGCTAGACCTGAAGATCCATGCCGCGCTTTGGGCGGCAGGGATCTGA
- a CDS encoding acyl carrier protein has translation MSEKSIEDRVKDIIVDQLGVNADQVTLEAKFIEDLGADSLDTVELVMAFEEEFEIEVPDEEAEKLQSVGDVVTYIKSQS, from the coding sequence ATGTCTGAAAAGAGCATCGAAGACCGCGTGAAGGACATCATCGTCGACCAGCTCGGCGTCAACGCCGACCAGGTGACCCTGGAGGCCAAGTTCATCGAAGACCTCGGTGCTGACTCCCTTGACACGGTCGAACTGGTGATGGCCTTCGAAGAAGAGTTCGAAATCGAAGTGCCGGATGAAGAAGCCGAGAAGCTCCAGTCCGTGGGCGATGTGGTGACCTACATCAAGTCCCAGAGCTGA